Genomic DNA from Thermoanaerobaculia bacterium:
GATGGGCGCTGGACGCGAGCTCTTCGGGTTGCGCAAGGACGGGAGCGAGTTCCCGGTCGAGATCGGCCTCACTCCGGTAGCGACCGGCGAGGGTCTCTTCGTCATCAGCTCGATCGTCGACATCTCCGCCCGCAAAGCGGCGGAGCAGGAGCATCAGCGGCTCGAAGAGCAGTTGCGCCAGGCGCAGAAGCTGGAGGCGGTAGGTCGCCTGGCGGGCGGCATCGCGCACGACTTCAACAACATCCTGGCCGTCATTGTCGGCTACACCGAGCTGGTTCGCGACTCGGCAGCGAGGCGGGAGAACGACGGCGACCTGGAGCGGGTCCTCGAGGCCGCGGCTCGCGGCAAGGAACTGGTGGAGCGCATTCTCGTGTTCAGCCGGCGGCAGGAGGTCGTCCGGCGACCGATGGATCTCAGGCAGACGCTGATCGAAGCCTCCCGTCTCCTCCGGCCGACGCTGCCGTCGACCGTGGAGATTCTGCTCGACCTGGATCGCACTCCCAACCGCATCCTCGCCGATCCGACTTCGGTCCACCAGGTGGTCATGAATCTGGTGACCAACGCCACCCATGCGATGCCTGCGGGCGGAGCGATCCAGATCGGCGTCGAGCCGTTCTACGCCAAGGACAGTTTCGCCCGCGCCCACCCCGGGCTGCGCGAGGGCCCGTTCGCGCTCCTGCGCATTCGTGACCGCGGAACCGGCATGAGCGCGGAGACCCTGGCGCGAGCTTTCGAGCCGTTCTTCACCACGAAGGCGCAGGGCCAGGGCACGGGGCTCGGGTTGGCGATGGTCCACGGTATCGTTCGCGACCACGGCGGCGCGACCTGGATCGAGAGCCAGCAGGATCAGGGAACCACCGTCTGCTGCCTTTTTCCCGCGCTCGAGACCGAAGAGGCAGAGGAGGTCGGCCTCGAGCCCGTCTTGCCGCGGGGCAGGGGTGAGCGCATCCTCTTCGTCGACGACGAGCCGGCTCTCGCTGAGCTCGGTCGCAGGCGCCTCATCGCCCTCGGTTACGAGGTGACGGCCCTTTCGGACCCGCTCCTGGCGATGGCGACGCTGCGCGCGACGCCCGAGGCGTTCGATCTGGTCATTACGGACTTCCTGATGCCGCGAATGACCGGCGTGGATCTGGCGCGGGAGATCGGCCGGATGAGGCCCGGGCTCGGCGTCGTCATGCTCACCGGGCACATCGAGGACTTCCCTGGAGACCTCCTGTCCGAGGTCGGCGTCCGGGCACTGGTGAAGAAGCCGCTGACCCTTCCCGAGCTCGCCGGGGTCCTGCGCCAGGCGCTCTGCCCGGACTCCTGAGGGGCCGGCCCGCGGGGGACCGGCCCGACAGGCAGGGCGTCAGAAGTCGAAGGTGACACCCTGGGCGAGCGGCAGGGTCTCGCCGAAGTTCAGGGTGCAGGTCTGGCGGCGCATGTAGAACTTCCAGGAGTCCGACCCGGCCTCGCGGCCGCCGCCGGTCTCCTTCTCGCCGCCGAACGCTCCACCGATCTCGGCGCCGGAGGTCCCGATGTTGACGTTGGCGATGCCGCAGTCGCTGCCGTCGACGGACAGGAACTTCTCGGCCGACCGCATGTTGAGCGTGAAGATCGCCGAGGAGAGGCCCTGCGGCACACTGTTGTGGATCTCGATCGCCTCGTCGAGGCTCTCGAACTCGAACAGGTAGAGGATCGGCGCGAAGGTCTCTTCGCAGGTGATCGGCATGTGCGCCGTCGCCTCGACGAGCGTCGGCTCGACGAAGAAGCCGGGGCGGTCGAGAGTCTTCCCGCCGTAGAGGATCTTGCCACCTTGCGCGACCGCGGTTTCGAGCGCCTGGCGATAGTCGGCGACCGCCTTGGCGTGCACGAGGGGTCCCATCAGCGTCGTCGGATCGCTCGGATCGCCGATCCGCACCGAACCGTAGGCCTTGACGAGCTTGGCTTTCATCTCCGCGGCGATCGACTTGTGGAGGAAGAGGCGGCGGGTCGTCGTGCAGCGTTGGCCGGCCGTGCCGACGGCGGCGAAGAGCACGGCGCGCAGGGCGAGGTCGAGATCGGCGTCGGCGGTGACGATGATGCCGTTGTTGCCGCCGAGCTCGAGGAGCGCCCGTCCGAGGCGGTCCGCCAGGACTTTGCCGATCGACTTGCCCATGCTGACCGAGCCGGTGGCCGAAATCATCGGGAAGCGGCGGTCGGCGGCGAGCGGCGCACCCACCGCATGGCGGTCGCCGACCGCGAGGTTCCAGATCGGCGGCGCGCCGTTGGCGGCGAGAACCTGCTGCGCGATCCGGGTCACGGCGATCGCCGAGAGCGGTGCCTGCTCCGAGGGCTTCCAGAGCGTCGAATCGCCGCACACCGCGGCGATCATCGCGTTCCAGGCCCAGACGGCGACGGGGAAGTTGAAGGCCGAGATGACGCCCACCGGGCCGAGCGGGTGCCACTGCTCGTACATGCGGTGCAGGGGCCGTTCGGAATGCATCGACAGGCC
This window encodes:
- a CDS encoding PAS domain S-box protein, with amino-acid sequence MCPDAPRVVDVRLRAAVESSPSGLLMIDQGGRIVLVNREIERLFGRSREELLGQPVELLVPERYRGAHPGSRATYFAAPRVRSMGAGRELFGLRKDGSEFPVEIGLTPVATGEGLFVISSIVDISARKAAEQEHQRLEEQLRQAQKLEAVGRLAGGIAHDFNNILAVIVGYTELVRDSAARRENDGDLERVLEAAARGKELVERILVFSRRQEVVRRPMDLRQTLIEASRLLRPTLPSTVEILLDLDRTPNRILADPTSVHQVVMNLVTNATHAMPAGGAIQIGVEPFYAKDSFARAHPGLREGPFALLRIRDRGTGMSAETLARAFEPFFTTKAQGQGTGLGLAMVHGIVRDHGGATWIESQQDQGTTVCCLFPALETEEAEEVGLEPVLPRGRGERILFVDDEPALAELGRRRLIALGYEVTALSDPLLAMATLRATPEAFDLVITDFLMPRMTGVDLAREIGRMRPGLGVVMLTGHIEDFPGDLLSEVGVRALVKKPLTLPELAGVLRQALCPDS
- a CDS encoding aldehyde dehydrogenase family protein; the encoded protein is MTVASPSEVSSLLSRLGLAEENSGAFAGEWLETAGPRVESINPATGKAIAAVRDATSADYEKVAASTAQAFHEWKRWPAPRRGEVVRQLGEALRRHKDDLGQLVTLEVGKVRTEGLGEVQEMIDMADFCVGLSRQLYGLSMHSERPLHRMYEQWHPLGPVGVISAFNFPVAVWAWNAMIAAVCGDSTLWKPSEQAPLSAIAVTRIAQQVLAANGAPPIWNLAVGDRHAVGAPLAADRRFPMISATGSVSMGKSIGKVLADRLGRALLELGGNNGIIVTADADLDLALRAVLFAAVGTAGQRCTTTRRLFLHKSIAAEMKAKLVKAYGSVRIGDPSDPTTLMGPLVHAKAVADYRQALETAVAQGGKILYGGKTLDRPGFFVEPTLVEATAHMPITCEETFAPILYLFEFESLDEAIEIHNSVPQGLSSAIFTLNMRSAEKFLSVDGSDCGIANVNIGTSGAEIGGAFGGEKETGGGREAGSDSWKFYMRRQTCTLNFGETLPLAQGVTFDF